A genomic segment from Methanothrix sp. encodes:
- a CDS encoding rhodanese-like domain-containing protein, which translates to MRLVILTIIMLILPGLFGALGGTEDGSFCPTCPDWTNLEGWYRQKEAYSQSQLPPSLRTAQQNETLQVKSAEKSYDVQEIIADVGDLAGAVFIDSRSPEAYAMGHIPGARNIFWKHVRSGDSINASTLVEALRGNGVTTTDRIVVYGEKSDATYLFWALEYIGHRNVSLLNGGVDAWVKAGRPLVQNSPTVHASDYSADINEALLIKPEDLEDAIGTTQIIDTRESFADFGRSRIQGAIQIPASTVIADGSVKDASSLESIFSGRGLDRGRTQIVYGDLPEASIMYYCLRLMGYRAALLDGDWRRASAVVGNIR; encoded by the coding sequence TGGAACAGAGGACGGCTCGTTCTGCCCGACTTGCCCGGACTGGACGAATCTCGAGGGGTGGTACAGGCAGAAGGAGGCGTACTCGCAGTCGCAGCTCCCGCCATCGCTCAGAACCGCGCAGCAGAACGAGACGCTCCAGGTCAAGAGCGCAGAGAAGAGCTACGATGTGCAGGAGATCATAGCAGATGTTGGGGATCTTGCAGGAGCTGTGTTCATCGATTCCCGCTCCCCTGAGGCGTATGCGATGGGTCATATTCCAGGGGCCAGGAACATCTTCTGGAAGCATGTGAGATCCGGGGATTCCATAAATGCATCCACGCTCGTCGAGGCGCTGAGAGGAAACGGCGTGACCACCACGGACAGAATCGTGGTTTACGGAGAGAAGAGCGATGCAACATACCTCTTCTGGGCTCTGGAGTACATCGGCCACAGAAACGTCAGCCTCCTGAACGGCGGGGTCGACGCCTGGGTGAAAGCAGGCAGACCACTCGTGCAGAACTCTCCCACAGTGCACGCATCCGATTACAGCGCTGATATCAATGAGGCGCTTCTCATAAAACCAGAGGATCTCGAAGATGCGATCGGGACAACGCAGATCATAGACACGCGGGAGAGCTTCGCAGACTTCGGCAGATCCAGGATACAGGGCGCGATACAGATACCAGCCTCGACAGTCATTGCAGACGGGAGCGTTAAGGACGCGTCGTCACTGGAATCCATATTCTCAGGCCGCGGCCTTGACAGAGGAAGAACGCAGATCGTGTACGGAGATCTCCCGGAGGCGAGCATCATGTACTACTGCCTGAGGCTGATGGGCTACAGGGCTGCGCTTCTGGACGGCGACTGGAGAAGGGCCAGCGCGGTCGTGGGCAACATCAGGTGA